One window of the Anaeromyxobacter dehalogenans 2CP-C genome contains the following:
- a CDS encoding YajQ family cyclic di-GMP-binding protein yields the protein MPSFDVVSEVDLMEVENAFNQARKEIAQRFDFKGTHTELERDKEQNVLIRAGSEGRAEAALQVLMEKLAKRGVALESLDPQKLEPASGGHVRQLVKLKRGLKVEDARKIVAKVKESGIKVQAAIQGEAVRVTGKKRDDLQAAIHAIRAAGFPIPLQFQNFRE from the coding sequence GTGCCGAGCTTCGACGTGGTGTCCGAGGTGGACCTCATGGAGGTCGAGAACGCGTTCAACCAGGCGCGCAAGGAGATCGCGCAGCGCTTCGACTTCAAGGGCACGCACACCGAGCTGGAGCGCGACAAGGAGCAGAACGTGCTCATCCGGGCCGGCTCGGAGGGCCGGGCCGAGGCGGCGCTGCAGGTGCTCATGGAGAAGCTGGCGAAGCGCGGCGTGGCGCTCGAGTCGCTCGACCCGCAGAAGCTCGAGCCGGCCTCCGGCGGCCACGTGCGCCAGCTGGTGAAGCTGAAGCGCGGGCTGAAGGTGGAGGACGCCCGCAAGATCGTGGCGAAGGTGAAGGAGAGCGGGATCAAGGTGCAGGCGGCCATCCAGGGCGAGGCGGTGCGGGTGACCGGCAAGAAGCGCGACGACCTGCAGGCCGCCATCCACGCCATCCGCGCGGCCGGGTTCCCCATCCCGCTGCAGTTCCAGAACTTCCGGGAGTAG
- a CDS encoding ATP-dependent helicase, with product MGYLPAPVAEDLLQDLNDAQREAVLHDDGPLLVLAGAGSGKTRVIVHRIARLVRDRGVVPWHVLAVTFTNKAAGEMRERLERLLGPLARELWVQTFHAFGARFLRREAARAGLPPSFAIYDDDDQLRLVKRILAEVGLDEAEGLTPRRVLSQIDRWKNQALRAAEVKVAGLDPDAARSKEVYHRYEQALSRAGAVDFGDLLLRPVRLLEEDAALRARWAGRFRYLLVDEFQDTNPVQYRLLQLLTGPRRNVCVVGDDDQAIYRWRGADVSNILGFDGDFPGAKVVKLEQNYRSTRTILDAAHAVISRARRRREKRLWTESGAGAPLALLVGEDEGAEAERIARAVAAERGRGTSGDEIAVLYRTNAQSRPLEAAMRAARIPYVIVRGTSFYERAEVRDAAAYLRLALSPASDLDLERVVNRPPRGIGEKTVERLRAHAAARGVPLVEAVAERDAVAELKPAARRALAEFHDLVTGLAADVPALDAGVAVQEVLKRSGMLSRLEEEHTDEAVERAENLAELVAAAREFDESIAGEPPPGDPDEVRPPPLARFLEQIALLGEADAATPEGRVALMTLHAAKGLEFEAVFLAGMEDGTLPYERPWADQTASERDESLDEERRLCYVGMTRAKRRLTLSLARRRIGYGESGPSYRNMEPSRFLRDLPPELFGDAVAREVRAREAAQAAAVARPPTIRRLPGALEGEPHIELDGDDLPRAPASAPRARPAAPRGEPTVDYSFDQRGDAGAAAFSRGERVAHASLGEGVVLACEAGGADAKATVRFASVGDKRVLARFLRRAF from the coding sequence TTGGGCTATCTTCCGGCCCCCGTGGCCGAGGACCTCCTCCAGGATCTCAACGACGCCCAGCGCGAGGCGGTGCTGCACGACGACGGCCCGCTGCTGGTGCTGGCCGGCGCGGGCAGCGGCAAGACCCGCGTCATCGTGCACCGCATCGCGCGGCTGGTGCGCGACCGCGGGGTGGTGCCGTGGCACGTGCTCGCGGTCACCTTCACCAACAAGGCCGCGGGCGAGATGCGCGAGCGGCTCGAGCGCCTGCTCGGCCCGCTGGCGCGCGAGCTGTGGGTGCAGACCTTCCACGCGTTCGGAGCCCGCTTCCTGCGCCGCGAGGCGGCGCGGGCCGGCCTGCCGCCCTCGTTCGCGATCTACGACGACGACGACCAGCTCCGGCTGGTGAAGCGGATCCTGGCGGAGGTGGGCCTGGACGAGGCCGAGGGGCTCACCCCGCGCCGGGTCCTCTCGCAGATCGACCGCTGGAAGAACCAGGCGCTCCGCGCCGCCGAGGTGAAGGTCGCCGGCCTCGATCCGGACGCGGCGCGCTCGAAGGAGGTCTACCACCGCTACGAGCAGGCGCTCTCGCGCGCCGGCGCGGTGGACTTCGGCGACCTGCTGCTCCGGCCGGTGCGGCTGCTGGAGGAGGACGCGGCGCTGCGCGCCCGCTGGGCGGGGCGCTTCCGCTACCTGCTGGTGGACGAGTTCCAGGACACGAACCCGGTCCAGTACCGGCTCCTGCAGCTCCTCACCGGCCCGCGCCGCAACGTCTGCGTGGTGGGCGACGACGACCAGGCCATCTACCGCTGGCGCGGCGCCGACGTCTCCAACATCCTCGGCTTCGACGGCGACTTCCCCGGCGCGAAGGTGGTGAAGCTGGAGCAGAACTACCGCTCCACCCGCACCATCCTCGACGCGGCGCACGCGGTGATCTCGCGGGCCCGGCGGCGGCGCGAGAAGCGGCTGTGGACCGAGTCCGGGGCGGGCGCGCCGCTGGCGCTGCTCGTCGGCGAGGACGAGGGCGCCGAGGCCGAGCGGATCGCGCGGGCGGTCGCGGCCGAGCGCGGCCGCGGCACCTCCGGCGACGAGATCGCGGTGCTGTACCGGACGAACGCCCAGTCGCGGCCGCTCGAGGCGGCCATGCGCGCGGCGCGCATCCCCTACGTCATCGTCCGCGGCACGAGCTTCTACGAGCGCGCCGAGGTGCGGGACGCGGCCGCGTACCTGCGCCTCGCGCTCTCGCCCGCGTCCGACCTCGATCTCGAGCGGGTGGTGAACCGCCCGCCGCGCGGCATCGGCGAGAAGACGGTGGAGCGGCTGCGGGCCCACGCCGCGGCCCGGGGCGTGCCGCTGGTCGAGGCGGTGGCGGAGCGCGACGCGGTGGCCGAGCTGAAGCCGGCGGCGCGCCGCGCGCTGGCCGAGTTCCACGACCTCGTGACGGGGCTCGCCGCGGACGTGCCGGCGCTCGACGCCGGGGTGGCGGTGCAGGAGGTGCTGAAGCGCTCCGGCATGCTCTCGCGCCTCGAGGAGGAGCACACCGACGAGGCGGTGGAGCGCGCCGAGAACCTGGCCGAGCTGGTGGCCGCCGCGCGCGAGTTCGACGAGTCCATCGCCGGCGAGCCGCCGCCCGGCGATCCGGACGAGGTGCGCCCGCCGCCGCTGGCGCGCTTCCTCGAGCAGATCGCGCTGCTCGGCGAGGCCGACGCCGCCACGCCCGAGGGGCGGGTCGCGCTCATGACGCTGCACGCGGCGAAGGGGCTCGAGTTCGAGGCGGTGTTCCTGGCCGGGATGGAGGACGGGACGCTGCCGTACGAGCGGCCCTGGGCCGACCAGACCGCGTCGGAGCGGGACGAGTCGCTCGACGAGGAGCGGCGCCTCTGCTACGTGGGCATGACCCGCGCGAAGCGGCGGCTGACGCTCTCGCTGGCGCGCCGTCGCATCGGCTACGGCGAGAGCGGCCCCTCCTACCGGAACATGGAGCCCTCGCGCTTCCTGCGCGACCTGCCGCCGGAGCTGTTCGGCGACGCGGTGGCGCGCGAGGTGCGCGCGCGCGAGGCCGCCCAGGCGGCCGCGGTGGCGCGCCCGCCCACCATCCGGCGCCTGCCCGGCGCGCTCGAGGGCGAGCCGCACATCGAGCTCGACGGCGACGACCTGCCCCGGGCGCCGGCGTCCGCGCCCCGCGCGCGCCCGGCGGCCCCGCGCGGCGAGCCCACGGTGGACTACTCGTTCGACCAGCGCGGCGACGCCGGCGCGGCCGCCTTCTCGCGCGGCGAGCGGGTGGCGCACGCGTCGCTCGGCGAGGGCGTGGTGCTCGCCTGCGAGGCGGGCGGCGCCGACGCGAAGGCCACCGTCCGGTTCGCCTCGGTGGGCGACAAGCGCGTCCTGGCGCGCTTCCTCCGGAGAGCCTTCTAG
- the rimO gene encoding 30S ribosomal protein S12 methylthiotransferase RimO — MATRVYMHTLGCPKNRVDSEVMLGTLAEAGYRLVQDPAKAEVIVVNTCGFIESAKEESVEAIVELADQKREGRCRKLVVTGCLVQRHAEELARELPEVDHFLGTGAYQDVARIVSDAQAKRLVVPDPDFVHSAATPRVNSLPSHTAYLKIAEGCDNACAFCIIPKLRGGQRSRPIDDLVAEAAALAAQGTVELSLVAQDLTAYGQDLPGKVRLHHLLPELAKVDGLRWIRLHYAYPRDVPDALVAAMADEPKIVKYLDMPLQHSSDRLLRAMKRGRDSVFLRDLLARLRARIPGLALRTALIVGLPGETEADFEDLLRFVEEQRFERLGVFEYSPEEGTPAAEMADQVPDALKRERRDRIMAVQQGISRAHQQAMIGRRLEVLVEGRAEETEHLLAGRHAQQAPEIDGLTYVNDGVAYPGEIVTVEITDAAEYDLVGRVVARDPSRAARPLPAAPRPPPPRRKGGLNVLG, encoded by the coding sequence ATGGCCACCCGCGTCTACATGCACACCCTCGGCTGCCCGAAGAACCGGGTGGACAGCGAGGTGATGCTCGGCACGCTCGCCGAGGCCGGCTACCGGCTGGTGCAGGACCCGGCGAAGGCCGAGGTCATCGTCGTCAACACCTGCGGCTTCATCGAGAGCGCGAAGGAGGAGTCGGTCGAGGCGATCGTCGAGCTCGCCGACCAGAAGCGCGAGGGGCGGTGCCGCAAGCTGGTGGTGACCGGGTGCCTGGTGCAGCGGCACGCCGAGGAGCTGGCCCGCGAGCTGCCCGAGGTGGACCACTTCCTCGGCACCGGCGCCTACCAGGACGTGGCGCGGATCGTCTCCGACGCGCAGGCGAAGCGGCTGGTGGTCCCCGACCCCGACTTCGTCCACTCCGCCGCGACGCCGCGGGTGAACTCGCTCCCCTCGCACACCGCGTACCTCAAGATCGCCGAGGGCTGCGACAACGCCTGCGCGTTCTGCATCATCCCGAAGCTGCGCGGCGGGCAGCGCTCGCGGCCCATCGACGACCTGGTGGCCGAGGCGGCGGCGCTCGCGGCGCAGGGGACGGTGGAGCTGTCGCTCGTCGCGCAGGACCTCACCGCGTACGGGCAGGACCTGCCCGGCAAGGTGCGCCTGCACCACCTGCTCCCCGAGCTCGCCAAGGTGGACGGCCTCCGCTGGATCCGCCTCCACTACGCCTACCCGCGCGACGTGCCCGACGCGCTGGTGGCCGCGATGGCCGACGAGCCCAAGATCGTGAAGTACCTGGACATGCCGCTCCAGCACAGCTCGGACCGGCTGCTCCGGGCCATGAAGCGCGGGCGCGACTCGGTGTTCCTGCGCGACCTGCTGGCGCGCCTGCGGGCCCGGATCCCCGGCCTCGCGCTGCGCACCGCGCTCATCGTCGGCCTGCCCGGCGAGACCGAGGCGGACTTCGAGGACCTGCTCCGCTTCGTGGAGGAGCAGCGGTTCGAGCGGCTCGGCGTGTTCGAGTACTCGCCCGAGGAGGGCACGCCCGCCGCGGAGATGGCGGACCAGGTGCCCGACGCGCTGAAGCGCGAGCGCCGCGACCGGATCATGGCCGTGCAGCAGGGCATCTCGCGGGCGCACCAGCAGGCCATGATCGGCCGCCGCCTCGAGGTGCTGGTGGAGGGCCGCGCCGAGGAGACCGAGCACCTGCTCGCCGGCCGCCACGCGCAGCAGGCCCCGGAGATCGACGGCCTCACGTACGTCAACGACGGCGTCGCCTACCCCGGCGAGATCGTGACCGTGGAGATCACCGACGCCGCCGAGTACGACCTCGTCGGCCGCGTGGTGGCCCGCGATCCCTCGCGCGCCGCCCGCCCGCTGCCCGCCGCCCCGCGCCCGCCGCCGCCTCGGCGCAAGGGCGGCCTCAACGTGCTCGGCTAG
- the add gene encoding adenosine deaminase gives MAQAAPTTLPQVTEALVRDLPKTDLHCHLDGSVRLATVLALAEQQGVRLPADTPEGLAKAIHMGEVCASLEDYLTAFDVTLAVLQTEEALYRTAYELALDAAAENVRYLEVRYSPVLHTRKGLKPTTIVDAVLAGLRAARRETGIESNVIICGIRHIDPTTSVRLAELAVAYKGKGVVGFDLAGAEEGHPARRHRDAVQLILDNNVNVTIHAGEAFGPESIAQAVHWCGAHRIGHGVRLRENGDLLNYLNDHRIPLEMCPSSNVQTGSVQGFASHPLKFYFDFGLRVSVNTDNRLITDTTVTKELLVAHREMGFTLEDLCTVLVQGFKSAFLPFRDKQELLRRVNLEIAQVLARHGAPAPAAGDGAARADAGARAP, from the coding sequence ATGGCCCAGGCCGCCCCGACGACGCTCCCGCAGGTGACGGAGGCGCTGGTCCGCGACCTCCCCAAGACCGACCTGCACTGCCACCTCGACGGCTCGGTCCGGCTCGCGACCGTGCTCGCGCTCGCCGAGCAGCAGGGGGTGCGGCTCCCCGCCGATACGCCCGAGGGGCTGGCGAAGGCCATCCACATGGGCGAGGTGTGCGCCTCGCTGGAGGACTACCTCACCGCGTTCGACGTCACGCTGGCGGTGCTCCAGACCGAGGAGGCGCTGTACCGGACCGCGTACGAGCTCGCGCTCGACGCGGCCGCCGAGAACGTCCGCTACCTCGAGGTCCGCTACTCGCCGGTGCTGCACACCAGGAAGGGCCTGAAGCCCACCACCATCGTGGACGCGGTGCTGGCCGGGCTCCGGGCGGCGCGGCGCGAGACCGGGATCGAGTCGAACGTGATCATCTGCGGGATCCGCCACATCGATCCCACCACCTCGGTGCGCCTCGCCGAGCTGGCGGTCGCGTACAAGGGCAAGGGCGTGGTGGGCTTCGACCTGGCCGGCGCGGAGGAGGGTCACCCGGCGCGCCGCCACCGCGACGCGGTCCAGCTCATCCTCGACAACAACGTGAACGTGACCATCCACGCGGGCGAGGCGTTCGGCCCGGAGTCGATCGCGCAGGCGGTGCACTGGTGCGGCGCGCACCGCATCGGCCACGGGGTGCGGCTGCGCGAGAACGGCGACCTGCTCAACTACCTGAACGACCACCGCATCCCGCTGGAGATGTGCCCGTCGTCGAACGTGCAGACCGGCTCGGTGCAGGGCTTCGCGAGCCACCCGCTCAAGTTCTACTTCGACTTCGGCCTGCGGGTCTCGGTGAACACCGACAACCGCCTCATCACCGACACCACCGTCACGAAGGAGCTGCTGGTGGCGCACCGCGAGATGGGCTTCACCCTGGAGGACCTCTGCACCGTGCTGGTGCAGGGCTTCAAGAGCGCGTTCCTGCCGTTCCGCGACAAGCAGGAGCTGCTCCGCCGGGTGAACCTGGAGATCGCCCAGGTGCTCGCCCGGCACGGCGCGCCCGCGCCCGCCGCGGGCGACGGCGCGGCCCGCGCGGACGCCGGGGCGAGGGCGCCGTGA
- a CDS encoding ribonuclease J, whose translation MAAPVRIVPLGGLGEIGMNCMAVECDGRIAVVDCGVLFPNENLGVDLIAPDLSWLRERREQVGAVFLTHGHEDHLGALPFLLREIPVPVYGTRFTLALLRPRLEEAGVRADLREVRPGDVRPAGEASPIAAEFLAVTHSIPDACGLALSTPQGTLLHSGDFKIDPAPVRGPGMDLDRIEALGRKGVRLLLSDSTNAEREGTSLSESEVGPALEQAFERARGRVFVACFASNVHRLQQIVDAARAFGRRVAFLGRSMEANARLAQELGYLELPAWMPVSPEEARTLPPRELCVLTTGTQGEPRSALARLARGEHPDLAVAPGDLVVLSSRFIPGNEIAIGQVVNELCRRGAEVAYEGLAPLHVSGHAQADEQRRLIRLARPAHFVPIHGEYRHLSRHAAHAAAEGVAGRDVLVDGQVLELADAGVRVLEAPVATGRVYTDRDALLGADMGALVVRDRRLLAETGLCIAVLAIERTTGAVVRGPELFARGVAGFEGAEEELRGEVLAALAELSPQARTDPAEVQEAVRLAVRRFFRRTTGKKPPVLPVVLEL comes from the coding sequence GTGGCGGCGCCGGTGCGGATCGTGCCCCTGGGCGGGCTCGGGGAGATCGGGATGAACTGCATGGCCGTCGAGTGCGACGGCCGGATCGCCGTGGTGGACTGCGGCGTGCTCTTCCCGAACGAGAACCTGGGCGTGGACCTGATCGCGCCGGACCTCTCCTGGCTGCGCGAGCGGCGCGAGCAGGTGGGCGCGGTGTTCCTCACGCACGGCCACGAGGATCACCTGGGCGCCCTGCCGTTCCTGCTCCGCGAGATCCCGGTGCCGGTCTACGGCACGCGCTTCACGCTCGCCTTGCTCCGGCCGCGGCTGGAGGAGGCCGGCGTGCGCGCCGACCTGCGCGAGGTCCGCCCCGGCGACGTGCGGCCCGCCGGCGAGGCCTCGCCCATCGCGGCCGAGTTCCTGGCGGTCACGCACTCCATCCCCGACGCCTGCGGCCTGGCGCTCTCGACGCCCCAGGGCACGCTGCTCCACTCCGGCGACTTCAAGATCGACCCGGCGCCGGTGCGCGGCCCCGGCATGGACCTCGACCGCATCGAGGCGCTCGGCCGCAAGGGCGTGCGGCTCCTGCTCTCCGACTCCACCAACGCGGAGCGCGAGGGCACCTCGCTGTCCGAGTCGGAGGTGGGCCCCGCGCTGGAGCAGGCGTTCGAGCGGGCGCGCGGCCGGGTGTTCGTGGCCTGCTTCGCCTCCAACGTCCACCGCCTGCAGCAGATCGTGGACGCGGCGCGCGCCTTCGGCCGGCGGGTCGCGTTCCTGGGCCGCTCGATGGAGGCGAACGCGCGGCTCGCGCAGGAGCTCGGGTACCTCGAGCTCCCGGCCTGGATGCCGGTGTCGCCGGAGGAGGCGCGGACGCTCCCGCCGCGCGAGCTGTGCGTCCTCACCACCGGCACGCAGGGCGAGCCCCGCAGCGCGCTCGCGCGCCTCGCCCGCGGCGAGCACCCCGACCTCGCCGTCGCGCCGGGCGACCTGGTGGTGCTCTCCTCGCGCTTCATCCCGGGCAACGAGATCGCCATCGGCCAGGTGGTGAACGAGCTCTGCCGGCGCGGCGCCGAGGTCGCCTACGAGGGCCTCGCCCCGCTCCACGTCTCCGGCCACGCGCAGGCGGACGAGCAGCGCCGCCTCATCCGGCTCGCCCGCCCGGCCCACTTCGTGCCCATCCACGGCGAGTACCGGCACCTGTCGCGGCACGCCGCCCACGCCGCCGCCGAGGGCGTGGCCGGGCGCGACGTGCTGGTGGACGGGCAGGTGCTGGAGCTCGCCGACGCGGGCGTGCGCGTGCTGGAGGCGCCGGTGGCGACCGGGCGCGTGTACACGGATCGCGACGCGCTGCTCGGCGCGGACATGGGCGCGCTGGTGGTGCGCGACCGGCGCCTGCTCGCCGAGACCGGCCTGTGCATCGCGGTGCTGGCCATCGAGCGGACCACCGGCGCGGTGGTGCGCGGCCCGGAGCTGTTCGCCCGCGGCGTGGCCGGGTTCGAGGGGGCCGAGGAGGAGCTGCGCGGGGAGGTGCTGGCCGCCCTCGCCGAGCTGTCGCCGCAGGCGCGCACCGATCCCGCCGAGGTGCAGGAGGCGGTGCGCCTCGCGGTGCGCCGCTTCTTCCGCCGGACCACCGGCAAGAAGCCCCCCGTGCTACCGGTGGTCCTGGAGCTGTGA
- a CDS encoding methylated-DNA--[protein]-cysteine S-methyltransferase has protein sequence MSARLRYRSPVGVLTVEASDEGVFGLSFGDRGPSHPGPSARARGHLDAAARALDDYFAGRPPSLPPLVLQGSPFQKRVWEALLAIPWGDTRTYGEVAEALGAAGGARAVGGANHENPVAILVPCHRVVQARGRLGGYGGGVEVKRWLLAHEAAHGPALRPA, from the coding sequence GTGAGCGCGCGCCTGCGCTACCGCTCGCCGGTGGGGGTCCTCACGGTCGAGGCGAGCGACGAGGGCGTGTTCGGGCTCTCCTTCGGCGATCGCGGCCCGTCGCACCCCGGCCCGTCGGCCCGCGCGCGCGGCCACCTCGACGCGGCGGCGCGGGCGCTCGACGACTACTTCGCCGGCCGGCCGCCCTCGCTCCCGCCGCTCGTCCTGCAGGGGAGCCCGTTCCAGAAGCGGGTCTGGGAGGCGCTCCTCGCCATCCCGTGGGGCGACACCCGCACCTACGGCGAGGTGGCGGAGGCGCTCGGCGCCGCCGGCGGGGCCCGGGCGGTGGGCGGCGCGAACCACGAGAACCCGGTGGCGATCCTGGTGCCGTGCCACCGCGTGGTGCAGGCCCGCGGGCGGCTGGGCGGCTACGGCGGCGGCGTGGAGGTGAAGCGCTGGCTGCTCGCGCACGAGGCGGCGCACGGCCCGGCGCTCCGCCCGGCGTGA